A genomic stretch from Myxocyprinus asiaticus isolate MX2 ecotype Aquarium Trade chromosome 24, UBuf_Myxa_2, whole genome shotgun sequence includes:
- the bgna gene encoding biglycan a, with amino-acid sequence MLSVCVALLFLCTIHLPLHSSALPFEQKGFWDFGKDIDVKELMMMMKDQEEGSAVDPYQPEHPTCPFGCRCDLRVVQCSDLGLGYVPYDIPADTLLLDLQSNRITEIREGDFKGLTNLYALVLRYNQISKTHPKAFVPLKRLQKLYISHNLLTSIPKNLPPSLVELRIHDNHIKKVPALSFSGLQNMHVIEMGRNPIQNSGFEPGAFMGLKLNYLRISEAKLTGVPRDLPSSLNELHLDHNQIQAIEMVDLSQYTHLQRLGLGNNQIRHIEHGALSYLSNLRELHLDNNRLPNVPSGLPHMKYLQVVYLHSNNITEVGVDDFCPTSFGMKRVFYNGISLFDNPIRYWEVQPSTFRCVSGHMAVQFGNHKK; translated from the exons ATGTTGTCAGTCTGTGTGGCTCTCCTGTTTCTTTGTACTATCCACCTGCCCCTCCACTCCTCCGCCCTTCCCTTTGAGCAGAAAGGATTCTGGGACTTTGGCAAGGACATTGATGTGAAGgagctgatgatgatgatgaaagacCAGGAAGAAGGCTCAGCTGTGGATCCATATCAACCTGAACACCCCACCTGTCCATTTGGCTGTCGGTGTGACCTCAGAGTGGTACAGTGCTCAGATTTAG GTTTAGGTTATGTGCCATATGATATTCCTGCAGACACACTGTTGTTGGACCTTCAGAGCAACAGGATCACTGAGATTAGAGAGGGAGACTTTAAGGGACTGACCAACCTCTAT GCTCTCGTGTTACGGTATAATCAGATCTCCAAAACTCACCCCAAGGCATTCGTCCCTTTGAAGCGTTTACAGAAGTTATACATCTCCCACAACCTTCTGACCTCCATTCCCAAAAACCTGCCACCATCCCTGGTAGAGCTGCGTATCCATGACAACCACATCAAGAAGGTTCCGGCATTAAGCTTCTCGGGCCTGCAAAACATGCATGTCATTG AGATGGGCCGTAATCCTATCCAGAATAGTGGTTTCGAACCTGGAGCATTCATGGGCCTTAAACTGAACTACTTGCGCATTTCTGAAGCCAAGCTCACTGGTGTGCCCAGAG ACCTTCCCAGCAGTCTTAATGAGCTTCATTTGGACCATAATCAAATTCAGGCCATTGAGATGGTGGACCTCAGCCAGTACACCCATCTGCAGAG GTTGGGCCTTGGCAATAACCAGATTCGCCACATTGAGCATGGTGCTTTGTCTTACCTGTCCAATCTGAGAGAGTTGCACCTTGACAACAACCGTTTGCCCAATGTGCCAAGTGGACTGCCTCATATGAAGTatctgcag GTTGTCTATCTCCATTCAAACAACATCACTGAGGTTGGGGTAGATGACTTCTGCCCTACGAGTTTCGGGATGAAGAGGGtcttctacaatggcatcagtctCTTTGACAACCCAATTAGGTACTGGGAGGTGCAGCCATCTACATTCCGCTGTGTCAGTGGCCACATGGCTGTACAGTTCGGCAACCACAAGAAATAA
- the LOC127414741 gene encoding extracellular matrix protein 2-like, with product MYRTLGLCLFLCLALLVTEGKRVKRRGERQWSSRHFLSAVSDASEYGNPFLPGLSRECLVNGISLFEGAVWSPEPCSACQCKDGAVICRTIPCQARASHTQKVVASESNPMYVEKKSHHRLKGNGKPPVGKEVLEVKPKRNKMAVTPAKKPSLNVPKKQVTPLKKNQEVVLRPDTGKFTKTLAVPTGLKFMRRDHFDIYDYDDDDYLEDDSDSDDDDDDNSNMSVFRSAVRPVTIERRFMSPTHKSILPRIEQPYAHPTRRSVILPTGRPLPAPSGRPMDRGIGRPGIRTSVHIESLPAGCLLSESMIACGNTGITQMPIIRDPGVRSLFLAGNKISKIPAHALAGLPNLEWLDLSKNKLDDFSLGLNVFRNLTKLRRLNLDENKFTKVPALPPSLVELKINDNKLSGLTPHNFKGLSKLLTLELEDNNFHDGNVSPLAFRPMKRLIYLRLDDNKFRAIPSGLPVSVQELHLSDNKIEVVHSGLLNKTTNLRVLNLSHNRIREDRIDPRAWIHLLKLEYLDLSHNKLVHVPSFLPVGLRQLKLHHNQIERIPGYVFGHLRPGMDSLHLSYNRLREDGINEVSFMGLYNSLTELLLDHNQLRSIPQGILQLKALQHLRLNHNFISFVTMNSLCDTTARDDSPLESVHLEHNLIDRHLIPPTAFSCIKTYHSVILRPQRYEEHNE from the exons ATGTACAGGACCTTAGgtttgtgtttgttcttgtgttTAGCACTTTTAGTCACTGAGGGAAAACGAGTaaagagaagaggagagagacAGTGGAGCTCCAGACATTTTTTATCTGCTGTTTCTGATGCATCCGAGTATGGCAACCCTTTCCTTCCAG GGCTCAGCAGAGAGTGCTTGGTGAATGGAATCTCTCTGTTTGAAGGGGCTGTCTGGTCTCCGGAGCCCTGCAGTGCATGCCAGTGTAAAGACGGAGCAGTGATCTGCAGAACCATCCCCTGTCAAGCCAGAG CTTCACACACCCAGAAGGTTGTGGCCAGTGAGTCCAACCCCATGTATGTGGAGAAAAAGAGCCATCACAGACTGAAAGGAAATGGCAAACCACCTGTGGGGAAAGAGGTTCTGGAGGTGAAGCCCAAGAGGAACAAAATGGCGGTCACCCCAGCGAAAAAA CCATCCCTAAATGTCCCTAAGAAACAGGTGACCCCTCTGAAAAAAAACCAGGAGGTGGTCCTTAGGCCTGACACTGGAAAATTCACCAAGACCCTTGCAGTGCCCACAGGACTAAAGTTTATGAGACGAGACCATTTTGATATCTATGACTATGATGATGATGACTATCTAGAGGATGACAGTGACAgcgatgatgatgacgatgataaCAGCAACATGTCCGTTTTCAGATCTGCTGTTCGCCCTGTAACAATCGAAAGACGCTTTATGTCGCCCACACACAAATCAATCCTACCAAGAATCGAACAGCCCTATGCTCATCCCACCAGAAGATCTGTTATCCTGCCCACTGGAAGGCCACTGCCAGCCCCCAGTGGGCGACCTATGGATCGAGGTATTGGCCGTCCAGGCATCCGTACCTCTGTTCATATAGAGTCTCTTCCAGCAGGCTGCCTGCTTTCAGAGTCTATGATTGCTTGTGGAAACACTGGCATTACCCAAATGCCCATCATCAGAGATCCTGGGGTCAGAAGTTTGTTTCTAGCAG GCAACAAAATCAGCAAGATCCCAGCACACGCTCTTGCAGGTCTTCCCAACCTCGAGTGGCTTGACCTCAGCAAGAACAAACTGGATGACTTCTCTCTGGGACTGAATGTGTTTCGG AACTTGACGAAGCTCCGGAGGTTGAACCTTGATGAAAACAAATTCACTAAAGTGCCggctctccctccctccctggtggagctgaagaTCAATGATAATAAGCTCAGCGGTCTCACACCTCACAACTTTAAGG GTTTGTCAAAGCTGCTGACACTGGAGTTAGAGGACAATAATTTCCATGATGGAAATGTCTCTCCTTTGGCTTTCAGGCCTATGAAGAGGCTGATTTACCTCAGACTTGATGACAATAAGTTCAGGGCCATTCCCTCAGGTCTGCCTGTTTCAGTACAG GAGCTGCACCTATCAGACAACAAGATAGAGGTTGTGCATTCAGGGCTTCTCAACAAGACCACAAACCTGAGAGTCCTGAACCTCAGCCATAATCGAATCAGAGAGGACCGCATTGATCCAAGAGCATGGATACACTTACT AAAATTGGAGTATTTGGACCTTTCCCACAATAAGCTGGTTCACGTACCCTCTTTCTTGCCGGTTGGCCTGCGGCAACTCAAATTGCATCACAACCAGATTGAGCGCATTCCTGGCTATGTGTTTGGCCACTTGCGGCCTGGCATGGACTCCCTACACCTGTCTTACAACCGGCTGCGTGAAGACGGGATAAATGAGGTGTCCTTCATGGGCCTGTACAACTCACTGACCGAACTTCTGTTGGACCATAACCAGCTCAGATCCATTCCACAAGGCATTTTACAGTTAAAGGCTCTGCAGCATCTGAGACTCAACCACAATTTCATCAG CTTTGTCACTATGAACTCACTGTGTGACACTACTGCCCGTGATGACTCTCCACTGGAGTCTGTTCACCTGGAGCACAACCTGATCGACCGCCACCTCATTCCACCCACTGCCTTCTCCTGCATCAAGACCTACCACAGTGTTATTCTGCGGCCCCAGAGATACGAAGAGCACAATGAGTGA